A region of the Jaculus jaculus isolate mJacJac1 chromosome 10, mJacJac1.mat.Y.cur, whole genome shotgun sequence genome:
tgaaTGAGGGTGAGATAAATGTCCATCTATAGCTAAAAATTGGGATGCTACAACACAGAAACAGTTAGTCTCAGCAGCTTGACCAGTTGAGTCTTTGAAGGCAGCAGCAGTATTAACAATACTCTATGCGTGCATGTACAGAGGTTAAGGCAATTTGGCTAGCACATCATATCAGTTCCACAAAGCAATagctcttacttctctgttggggcctataatcttcctgccttatgTTTATGACCAGGTTTTCATTATCAGACATAAACACCTGCTGTGGAGTGGCCTTGAATCCAACTGGAAAGCTGTTGGCTGTAcacaacagtcatgccactatcacACAGCAGGTACCTTTTGCCTGGCATGCTGATAATGCAGCAGGTGGGCTCCACAGCTTAGCAGGGCGGTTGGTAATAATTCTGCCCCAGTAGTCTGCAATACACACTAAGAAAGCTAGCCAGTGAGGGGAAGCAATACACACTAAGAAAGCTAGCCAGTGAGGGGAAGCTTTCAGTTCAGTTATAACCTGATTTCTCCATGTCTTTCAGCCAAAATGTGCACTGTCTTCAATAATGGTCTTTTACACTTTAGTTTTGGGATGTAACCAATAGCAGTagaaaaagctttttatttttcattttggggtCTCATGAGCCTCCTTAACCAAACACCCTTAGGGAagtatcctacctctgccactgagATCTTTCTTCAACAACCTTCAGGTTTTCAGGGTGCTCCTTTTCATCCATGTGGGATTCTTTCATCTAAACTCGAACTGCCTTCTTTATTGCCCTCCCAGATACTTTTCTAAACATGCCAGACACCAGGAGGTTAGTACTATAATGTTTATGTAATGAAGCCTTTTTATGGAGGGTGGACAGGATCTCCAAGGGCCATCACCACCCACTACAAGCAGGCATCAGTTAGTCTCAGAAATCAGCAGCTAAGTGGATACTAAAGTACAGTGTTAGCAGGCCCAATACAGCATGAAGAGAGCATATTGATTACCACCATCAAATGAGCAACATTGGAGATGGCACCATGGATGGGAGGACTATATATCTGGCCTCTATAATCTATAGACATTTTCCATGAGCCCTTTTGCTTCTTAAATCTAGGATGCTTTCATAGGGACCCCTTGTATCTTTACATCCCTAATGGGCTCAGTGGGGCCCACATAAGCTGTTGGGCTAAGTCCAAAGGAGAGTGAGGCTGCTATCTAGCCTGCTGTGGTGTCTGGCCTTTGTCCTGGCTTTCCTCATCCTTTGGCTTGGTAATCTCCTGGAGGCCTGAAACTGAGGCTGCAGCCTTGGTTATTGTTTCTGTCTCAGTAAACCTGGCTACTGTGATAGCCTCAGGTTAGGCGATCATTTCCACCCCTGGCATACTTTTTTGCAAGAGAGAAATGGTCATAACTCATTTTGGGGGCATAACTCCCCACCTGTAGACAAGATGAGTCTCTTCACCTGCACTGATTTATCACTTATGTTTTCCAAGAACTATTCTGATTTTAAAGCTTTCCAGAAGCTCAAGAGCactacatttggctttctgtcattttttttttttttttggttaggaaCTCCAGCTCAACACAAATCATGCCACATTTGCCTTTGAGTGACCCCCAAAAGACCTCTCCATCTGCTTGGCCCTTCTTTTATCTCTTCTAGATTGCTTCACTACTTTGTGGACCTGACCTATCACCTttatctcattctttcttttgtcttgtccAATTTATCTGCCAAATCAGAGACTACTGCAGAAGACACAAACCACACGTGCCTCTCCCTTTGCAATTCCCCCTTTACCTGATCAAATTCTATCTGTGCAGCTGTCAGATATATTTCTTATTACATGTAGCAACAGCCATGCTGACATTCTCATTTTCTATGTTCCACATTCAGGGACATCCGTATTTGCTTTAGGCCTTCATCCATTTTCAGAACATCCCCGAATTCATGTTGTGGACTCTACACATCAAGCAGACATACAACCTCATACCACTCAGAGGAAGATGGCACCATGGGATTCCCCCCATCCCACACTCTACCTTCTGATGCTCCATTGTAGCTATATGTTTTTACTACCCATATGCAGGACTCATGCTATACTCACCACCACAAGAAGGCACACCACGACACACCACCTATGGAGGGGTTGCCATGTCTCAGCTCCCCCATGGCTGCTCCACTGTGAGCCACAGTTGCACATCTTGCTATTCATAGCCAGGGCCATGCAATTGCTCCTTCCAAATTAGTCATTGGTTCTACAGTGCTCCACTTTGGGCACCAAGTGTCTCTTCTCATGTTCAGGTGCCAAGTGTAGTGTGGAACTTTTTAGCCTGGGAAGACATGGACACATGCCTATTAACTCCAGATAAGGCACAGATAACAGATCAAAACACAACTGCACCAAAACCACATgtgcaaacatacacatacacacacaaataaatacaaatatttaaaaaattttattgatttgtttgtgtatgtgtatcaaGATATGGGTTTGAGATTACTAAAACCAATAAAATGATCACATTGTTAAATAGCAAGGGGGCcaagaggagggaggcagggaaagggCTCTTCTGAGTAACAGGAAGTAGAAGAAGgcgtttccttttttttttttaaaggtcagaTTCAGCAAGAGAACTGTGGAGGACTGTAAGTACCCTTATTGTTCCTGGCTTTGTCTTCCCCTTGCGGCCCTGAGAATGGAAAACGCAACTTGTGATACTAAGGAGAAGGAAGTGTTTAAGGAGGAATTAAATGAGGACTGTGTGATTATAATGCTGGTCCCAGTTCTCCAGGACTCTACTATAGAGCATCTAATGGAATCAAATATTTCTTCCATGGAAGACATCAATTATTCAAGTAGCAGACCTGAATGTCCTAGGAAAAGCAGTACAGTTCACCCAAAGAAGCAGTTCAAGACTCCATCAAAACCCAGACGGAAGGAGCCAGTCCTTCCTTTGCCAGAAATCTTGCCTCCAATTCATATGGTGACTCGACAAGACTGGGGTCAAAAACACAAATTGAGTACTAATGGTGATGGTGAGAAAATAGAGGTTTATGCAAGATTCCAGAGACATGCATACCTTGAACAAAAATATGATCTTTCTACCACATCCTTGGAGGCCAGAGTGAGAATACTACCACATCACAAGAAACCAAGCAAAATGATCAAGGAAAGGAAGTCTCAAAAAAGTTGTAACATGTGTATGCGTAAGGAGAGCAATGTAGCTGACGTTGTAACATTACCTCAGGCGTCCATATTGGCAGCCTGGTCAAAAATTGCTGCTAGAGCTATGGAGCCAGGAGCGGTGAATTCTTGTTCTATTCCCAATTCAGCCTTTCTGCAGAAAGCTTCTGCGATAAGAAGATCATGGAAAGATTAATTCtaactaggaagaaaaaaaacaacccacttcAGAAGACTGTAGTGTGTGCTGCCATAAGGTATGCCATTGTGTGAAGGTATTTTGATCTGAAGGCAATTgagaagaagcaaagaaaaacttTTGCCTTCCATCCAATGGACACAAAATGAGGGCTCACATCCCCAGAGATACCCCTTCCTGGCTCTAGCAGGATGAAGAGTGGAGAGCCAAGGACTAAATCAACAAGTATCCCCACAATTGTAGGGTTGTGTACAAACCAGCCTGTGGGTGCAGGTGCCTTGAATCACATGCTTGAAGTATTTATCTCCACAGGAAATgatgatttgttttcatggttttATGTGtttcattatgttttgttttaataaaactttgtgagaaaaaataaagtattggtattattaaaaatataattttttgaggcagggtctcactctagtttatgctgacctggaactcactctgtagacccaggatggcctcaaattcagagaaATCCTCTGacttttacctcccaagtgctaggattaaaggcatgtaccaccatgtctggaaaaatattaacatattcttaaaaacattaaataaagtaTGCTTTGTACTTAGTAATATACAATAGGTGACATGAaccaaataaaaatcaattataaaatgagaaaatgtctTGGATTGAGAGTGACTCTACTTCTATGATCATCCTCACACTGGCTTGTTATATCCCTAGTTTGTTATGTGGCCTTGATCAATTCAGTTCATGTCTTTGAATTTACATTTCCTACCTGTGAAAGAGAAGTATTGGCTTAGCTCCCTCAGATACCTCCTCCCTCTGAGAATCAATGGAATTGTCAATAGGATCATTTTTTTACTATGTTTCTGCAGAACAGGAATGGGAAACTAAGGCATATCAAGAAAATGCTCCTGTGATGTTATCAGGGGCTCATCATAGCCAGATGATAGCTCTtttacaactgacagaggcagaggaggatgacTTCAGTACAACTTCAAGTGCCAACATGATTTAATGGAAGCAACCCAgatgttatttcattttattactgAGTGAAACTTACTCAAATGCTTACTGAGCTTACCGAAGAATTTGGAGAGAAAACAATGAATCACTGATGAAGAATAAACGCATCTTAGGGAAtcctaataaaaaacaaatttatcattatttcaatttcatttttcatctcACGCTGGATGGTATTAGTTTTTTGTCCATGTGAATGATACAGCTTTGATTCAATATTGTTCTCCACCTAAGCATTGTGAATAAAGTCCAGATTTGTACAATAGCATGGGATCACCAACATTCAAATTCGTTCCTATATGTTGGTCAAattctcaaatttccctgaggctTAAATCATTGTATTAATATAGGAAGATAGAAAAATCCAGCCATTCCTACTGGTCTGGTTCAGTTGTTCATGTGATTGTTATTCAGTTTAAAtgtcatagaagaaaaataaagaatgcccAAGTCTCTGCAAATACTGGCTTTTTGTCCATGTTTATTTACaagctcctttaaaaaaaatatttattaacaagcagagacagagaggagagagagaatgggcatgccagggcctgtagccacagcaaacaaactcagatgcatgaaccactttgtgtatctggctttatgtgggcactggggactcaaacccaggtttaggctttgcaaagcaagcactttagctgctgagccatctctccagtcctgtagtttccttttattc
Encoded here:
- the LOC101594095 gene encoding developmental pluripotency-associated protein 2-like; this encodes MENATCDTKEKEVFKEELNEDCVIIMLVPVLQDSTIEHLMESNISSMEDINYSSSRPECPRKSSTVHPKKQFKTPSKPRRKEPVLPLPEILPPIHMVTRQDWGQKHKLSTNGDGEKIEVYARFQRHAYLEQKYDLSTTSLEARVRILPHHKKPSKMIKERKSQKSCNMCMRKESNVADVVTLPQASILAAWSKIAARAMEPGAVNSCSIPNSAFLQKASAIRRSWKD